One genomic region from Paroceanicella profunda encodes:
- a CDS encoding beta-ketoacyl-ACP synthase III, with product MSVTRAVTMGCGHYLPVRVVENAEFEATLDTSDQWIRERTGIERRHFAAEGELTSDLAIKAAFAALENAGLTGADIDGIVLATATPDETFPSTATKVQTAIGMTGGYAFDVQAVCAGFIYAMTTANALIVSGQAKTIMVIGAETFSRIMDWSDRATCVLFGDGAGAVILRAAEGDGTAADRGVLSTDLNSDGQFHDLLYVDGGPSSTGTAGVLRMEGREVFRHAVHKLAASGETALERAGLSAADVDWIVPHQANLRIIRKTAEKMGVGMDRVVVTVQDHGNTSAASIPLALSVAAASGQIARGDLLLMEAIGGGLAWGAATLRW from the coding sequence ATGAGCGTGACACGCGCGGTGACCATGGGCTGCGGGCACTACCTGCCGGTACGTGTTGTGGAGAATGCCGAGTTCGAGGCGACTCTCGACACCTCCGACCAGTGGATCCGTGAGCGCACCGGCATCGAGCGCCGCCATTTCGCCGCCGAGGGCGAGCTCACCTCCGATCTCGCGATCAAGGCCGCCTTCGCCGCGCTGGAGAACGCCGGCCTGACCGGCGCGGACATCGACGGCATCGTGCTCGCCACCGCCACGCCGGACGAGACCTTCCCCTCCACCGCCACCAAGGTGCAGACCGCCATCGGCATGACGGGCGGCTATGCCTTCGACGTCCAGGCCGTCTGCGCCGGGTTCATCTACGCGATGACCACCGCGAACGCGCTCATCGTCTCCGGCCAGGCCAAGACCATCATGGTGATCGGCGCCGAGACCTTCTCGCGCATCATGGACTGGTCCGACCGCGCCACCTGCGTGCTGTTCGGCGACGGCGCCGGCGCGGTGATCCTGCGCGCCGCGGAGGGGGACGGCACCGCGGCGGACCGCGGCGTGCTCTCCACCGATCTCAATTCGGACGGCCAGTTCCACGACCTGCTCTACGTCGACGGCGGCCCCTCCAGCACCGGCACCGCCGGCGTGCTGCGCATGGAGGGCCGGGAGGTGTTCCGCCACGCGGTCCACAAGCTCGCCGCCTCCGGGGAGACCGCGCTGGAGCGGGCCGGCCTCTCGGCCGCGGACGTGGACTGGATCGTCCCGCACCAGGCGAACCTGCGCATCATCCGCAAGACCGCGGAGAAGATGGGCGTGGGCATGGACCGCGTCGTCGTGACGGTGCAGGATCACGGCAATACCTCCGCTGCATCGATTCCCCTGGCGCTTTCGGTGGCGGCCGCAAGCGGCCAGATCGCCCGCGGCGACCTCCTGCTGATGGAAGCCATCGGCGGTGGCCTCGCCTGGGGGGCCGCAACGCTGCGCTGGTAG
- a CDS encoding YceD family protein, with translation MPKHARRPDLPPETPEMSRPVRLDRLGASEPRTYTEVATDAERRALARLFDAHSVDKFRFTVTLTPLGTSGWALDGLLEASIIQSCVLTLAPVPAKLSEPIRRRFLPEGTPVDPQIEDEVEPLESVIDLGGVAIETAALALDPYPRAPGAGLETSAVAPPEAEAGDEARPNPFARLAELKQKLGDGS, from the coding sequence ATGCCGAAACACGCCAGGCGCCCTGACCTGCCCCCCGAAACTCCGGAAATGTCGCGCCCCGTGCGGCTGGACCGACTCGGGGCGTCGGAGCCCCGTACCTATACCGAGGTCGCCACGGATGCGGAGCGCCGCGCGCTGGCGCGGCTCTTCGATGCCCATTCGGTGGACAAGTTCCGCTTCACCGTGACGCTGACGCCGCTGGGAACCAGCGGCTGGGCGCTCGACGGCCTGCTGGAGGCGTCGATCATCCAGAGCTGCGTGCTCACCCTCGCCCCGGTGCCGGCGAAGCTGTCCGAGCCGATCCGGCGCCGGTTCCTGCCCGAGGGCACGCCGGTCGACCCGCAGATCGAGGATGAGGTCGAACCGCTGGAATCGGTGATCGATCTCGGCGGCGTCGCCATCGAGACCGCGGCGCTCGCGCTGGACCCCTATCCGCGCGCGCCCGGCGCCGGGCTGGAAACCTCCGCCGTTGCCCCGCCCGAGGCCGAGGCGGGAGACGAGGCGCGGCCGAATCCGTTCGCCCGTCTGGCCGAGCTGAAGCAGAAACTTGGGGACGGAAGCTGA
- the rpmF gene encoding 50S ribosomal protein L32 yields the protein MAVPQNRKTSSKRNMRRSHDALVASNPNECSNCGELKRPHHVCGSCGHYDSKEVVAIVEEVDLDEDAA from the coding sequence ATGGCTGTCCCACAAAACCGCAAGACCAGCTCCAAGCGTAACATGCGCCGTTCGCATGACGCCCTTGTGGCTTCCAATCCGAACGAATGCTCGAATTGCGGCGAGCTGAAGCGCCCGCACCATGTGTGCGGTTCCTGCGGCCACTACGATTCCAAGGAAGTGGTTGCCATTGTCGAGGAAGTCGATCTCGACGAAGACGCGGCGTAA
- the plsX gene encoding phosphate acyltransferase PlsX, with product MTRQIVLSIDAMGGDRGPAVVISGMAKSAAKNPDIRFLLHGDPQQLEPLLRRRPALDRITEIRPCSGVIAMGEKPSHAVRHGKGSSMWNCVDAVARGEAAVAVSCGNTGALMALSMLRMRRAPGIDRPAIAVLWPSRNRSGYNIVLDVGADVRADAASLSQYAIMGAEYARVGLHLETPRVGLLNVGTEDHKGGAGRHEANATLARIAEGPSAAFTYHGFVEGGDITGDKVDVIVTDGFTGNIALKTAEGTASLIGSFLSEGFRATLLSRIAAIFAFRALQRLKKRIDPRRVNGGVFLGLNGAVVKSHGSADSTGFSAAIKLAFRMAQDGFAEKVAARVASGLPGSITAPGVTTGAGTDK from the coding sequence ATGACCCGCCAGATTGTTCTATCGATTGATGCGATGGGGGGCGACCGTGGCCCCGCCGTCGTCATCAGCGGCATGGCAAAGTCCGCCGCCAAGAATCCTGACATCAGGTTTCTTCTGCACGGCGATCCGCAGCAGCTTGAACCGCTGCTGCGCCGCCGGCCGGCTCTCGACCGCATCACGGAGATCCGCCCGTGCTCCGGCGTCATCGCCATGGGCGAAAAGCCCAGCCACGCGGTGCGCCACGGCAAGGGCAGCTCCATGTGGAACTGCGTCGACGCCGTCGCGAGGGGCGAAGCCGCCGTCGCGGTCTCCTGCGGCAACACCGGCGCGCTGATGGCGCTGTCCATGCTGCGGATGCGCCGCGCGCCGGGAATCGACAGGCCCGCCATCGCGGTGCTCTGGCCGTCGCGCAATCGCAGCGGCTACAACATCGTGCTCGACGTGGGCGCGGACGTGCGGGCCGATGCGGCCTCGCTCAGCCAGTACGCGATCATGGGCGCCGAATACGCCCGTGTCGGGCTGCACCTGGAGACGCCCCGTGTGGGGCTGCTCAACGTCGGCACCGAGGATCACAAGGGCGGCGCCGGCCGGCATGAGGCCAACGCCACCCTCGCGCGCATCGCCGAAGGCCCCAGCGCCGCCTTCACCTACCACGGCTTCGTGGAGGGCGGGGATATCACCGGCGACAAGGTTGACGTGATCGTGACCGACGGCTTCACCGGCAACATCGCGCTCAAGACCGCGGAGGGCACCGCAAGCCTCATCGGCTCGTTCCTCTCCGAGGGGTTCCGCGCCACCCTCCTGTCGCGCATCGCGGCCATCTTTGCCTTCAGGGCCCTGCAAAGGCTCAAGAAACGCATCGATCCGCGCCGGGTGAACGGCGGCGTGTTCCTGGGCCTGAACGGCGCGGTGGTGAAATCCCACGGCAGCGCGGATTCCACCGGTTTTTCCGCCGCCATCAAGCTTGCCTTCCGCATGGCGCAGGACGGGTTCGCGGAAAAAGTCGCCGCACGGGTTGCATCGGGCCTGCCCGGAAGCATAACTGCGCCCGGCGTCACAACCGGAGCAGGAACAGATAAATGA
- a CDS encoding MerR family transcriptional regulator, whose amino-acid sequence MSKSPQAFRTISEVSEVLDIPAHVLRFWESRFPQLKPMKSNGGRRYYRPEDVDLLRGIRELLYEDGMTIKGVQKIFREQGVKSVMVRGQDTVDAEDEEDEDSPALLGDDFTSAQDSEDGLDDEGSIWDDSDIEPLDSGYAAPPPPLPPARVPDYMAEDERTGDDDFPDTSAPEPEPDDAPGPGSAPEPAPAARPAPAAHGRPTEPLQAAALLRPEPVTQMRPEPARPEAAGHGHAQPPAPASPPPAARRAPETGSHAPAQDRPEAGGRAARDAAVRRAITHLETIRDRILRALDEE is encoded by the coding sequence ATGAGCAAATCGCCCCAGGCGTTTCGGACCATCAGCGAGGTGTCGGAGGTTCTCGACATCCCCGCACACGTGCTGCGCTTCTGGGAGAGCCGCTTTCCGCAGCTCAAGCCGATGAAGAGCAACGGCGGCCGCCGCTATTACCGCCCCGAGGACGTGGACCTGCTGCGCGGCATCCGCGAACTGCTCTACGAGGACGGGATGACCATCAAGGGCGTCCAGAAGATCTTCCGCGAGCAGGGCGTGAAATCCGTGATGGTCCGCGGCCAGGACACGGTGGACGCCGAGGACGAGGAGGACGAGGACAGCCCCGCCCTGCTCGGCGACGATTTCACCTCCGCGCAGGACAGCGAGGACGGGCTCGACGACGAGGGCTCGATCTGGGATGATTCGGACATCGAACCGCTGGACAGCGGCTACGCCGCTCCGCCCCCGCCGCTGCCGCCCGCCCGGGTGCCGGATTACATGGCCGAGGACGAGCGCACCGGGGACGACGATTTCCCCGACACCTCCGCCCCGGAGCCGGAGCCCGATGATGCCCCCGGGCCCGGCAGCGCGCCGGAACCCGCCCCTGCCGCCCGCCCCGCGCCCGCGGCGCACGGCCGGCCGACAGAGCCCCTTCAGGCGGCCGCGCTGCTGCGCCCGGAGCCTGTGACACAGATGCGCCCGGAGCCCGCCCGCCCGGAGGCGGCCGGCCACGGGCACGCGCAGCCCCCTGCCCCCGCCAGCCCCCCGCCTGCCGCCCGGCGCGCGCCGGAGACCGGGTCGCACGCCCCTGCCCAGGACCGTCCGGAAGCCGGCGGGCGCGCGGCGCGCGACGCCGCTGTGCGGCGCGCGATCACCCATCTCGAGACCATCCGCGACCGCATTCTGCGCGCTCTGGACGAGGAGTGA
- the msrB gene encoding peptide-methionine (R)-S-oxide reductase MsrB codes for MTETTDKLIKSDAEWREQLSDLAYQVTRQNGTERAFSHPGFPKGTALFRCVCCDAPLFATDAKFESGCGWPSFFQPVSDDVVVEIEDNSWFMSRTEIRCARCDAHLGHVFNDGPPPTGLRYCLNGVALRHEPV; via the coding sequence ATGACCGAAACGACCGACAAGCTCATCAAGTCGGACGCGGAGTGGCGCGAGCAGCTCAGCGATCTGGCCTACCAGGTCACCCGTCAGAACGGCACCGAGCGCGCCTTCTCCCACCCCGGCTTTCCGAAGGGCACCGCCCTGTTCCGCTGCGTGTGCTGCGATGCGCCGCTGTTTGCCACCGACGCGAAATTCGAGTCCGGCTGCGGCTGGCCGAGCTTCTTCCAGCCGGTCTCCGACGATGTCGTGGTCGAGATCGAGGACAATTCCTGGTTCATGTCGCGCACGGAGATCCGCTGCGCGCGCTGCGACGCCCATCTGGGCCATGTCTTCAACGACGGCCCGCCGCCCACCGGCCTGCGCTACTGCCTCAACGGGGTGGCCCTGCGCCACGAGCCGGTCTGA
- a CDS encoding 2'-deoxycytidine 5'-triphosphate deaminase — MSASAGALPSQAIEALVASGAIRADVPVSGTLVQPASLDLRLGTVAYRVRASFLAGAGRRVSERLEEFHMHRIDLTQGAVLETGCVYLVPLMESLALPADISAVANAKSSTGRLDLFTRLICDNGTEFDRIEPGYTGPLWAEISPRSFSVLVRPGQRLNQIRFRRASGALSDDALRALHAASPLVDGTPRIDGGLGFSVDLMPPEGQPAGYRAKPHSGLIDLDLIGHYPVSDFWEPVFPRRGGGIILDPGAFYILVSREAVHVPPDHAAEMAPYIAMVGEFRVHYAGFFDPGFGHAAAGGAGSRGVLEVRCHESPFALEHGQIVGRLVYERMAELPEILYGSGLGSNYQGQGLKLAKHFKAP; from the coding sequence ATGAGCGCAAGCGCAGGCGCATTGCCGTCACAGGCCATCGAGGCGCTCGTCGCCTCCGGTGCGATCCGGGCAGACGTGCCCGTGAGCGGCACGCTCGTCCAGCCCGCCAGCCTCGATCTGCGCCTCGGCACCGTGGCTTACCGGGTGCGGGCCTCCTTCCTCGCCGGTGCCGGCCGCCGGGTCTCCGAGCGGCTGGAAGAGTTCCACATGCACCGGATCGACCTCACCCAGGGCGCCGTTCTGGAAACCGGCTGCGTCTACCTCGTGCCGCTGATGGAGAGCCTCGCCCTGCCCGCCGACATCTCGGCGGTGGCCAACGCGAAGAGCTCCACCGGCCGGCTGGACCTGTTCACCCGGCTGATCTGCGACAACGGCACCGAGTTCGACCGCATCGAGCCCGGCTACACCGGCCCGCTCTGGGCCGAGATATCCCCCCGCAGCTTCTCGGTCCTGGTGCGCCCCGGCCAGCGGCTGAACCAGATCCGCTTCCGCCGGGCCTCCGGCGCGCTCTCCGACGACGCGCTGCGCGCCCTGCACGCCGCGAGCCCGCTGGTGGACGGCACGCCGCGCATCGACGGCGGCCTGGGCTTCTCGGTCGACCTGATGCCGCCCGAGGGCCAGCCCGCCGGCTACCGCGCCAAGCCGCATTCCGGGCTGATCGACCTCGATCTCATCGGCCATTACCCGGTGTCGGATTTCTGGGAACCGGTGTTCCCGCGCCGCGGCGGCGGCATCATCCTGGACCCCGGTGCCTTCTACATCCTGGTGAGCCGCGAGGCCGTGCACGTGCCACCCGACCATGCCGCCGAGATGGCGCCCTACATCGCGATGGTCGGTGAATTCCGGGTGCATTACGCGGGGTTCTTCGACCCCGGCTTCGGCCATGCCGCCGCCGGCGGGGCCGGCTCACGCGGGGTTCTGGAAGTGCGCTGCCATGAGAGCCCCTTCGCGCTGGAGCACGGGCAGATCGTCGGTCGGCTGGTCTACGAGCGCATGGCCGAGCTGCCGGAGATCCTCTACGGCTCCGGCCTCGGGTCCAACTACCAGGGCCAGGGGCTGAAGCTCGCGAAGCACTTCAAGGCGCCCTGA
- a CDS encoding HU family DNA-binding protein produces the protein MSQKPMTKTQLVASLSEAASIDKAVANRTLDALAAIVAGEVENGGAVTLPGLGKFACRERPARTVRNPSTGEQIEKPADRAVKVVIAKALKDVVNS, from the coding sequence ATGTCACAGAAACCGATGACCAAAACCCAGCTCGTCGCTTCGCTTTCGGAAGCGGCCAGCATCGACAAGGCGGTCGCCAACCGGACGCTCGACGCCCTCGCCGCCATTGTCGCGGGTGAGGTCGAGAACGGTGGCGCGGTGACGCTTCCCGGCCTCGGCAAGTTCGCATGCCGCGAACGCCCGGCCCGCACCGTCCGCAACCCGTCGACGGGCGAGCAGATCGAGAAGCCGGCAGATCGCGCCGTGAAGGTCGTGATCGCGAAGGCTCTCAAGGACGTGGTCAACAGCTGA
- the ihfA gene encoding integration host factor subunit alpha encodes MSSKTLTRMDLSEAVYREVGLSRNESAVLVESVLEHMSDALVKGETVKISSFGTFTVRAKSERMGRNPKTGEEVPIEPRRVLVFRASHIMKDRLNQSL; translated from the coding sequence TTGAGCAGCAAGACCCTGACCCGAATGGACCTGAGTGAGGCGGTGTATCGCGAGGTCGGTCTCTCCCGCAACGAATCCGCCGTGCTGGTGGAGAGCGTGCTCGAGCACATGTCCGACGCGCTGGTGAAGGGAGAGACGGTCAAGATCTCCTCCTTCGGCACCTTCACCGTGCGCGCCAAGAGCGAGCGCATGGGCCGCAACCCCAAGACCGGTGAGGAGGTTCCGATCGAACCGCGCCGCGTGCTGGTCTTCCGCGCCTCTCACATCATGAAAGACCGGCTCAACCAGAGCCTCTGA
- a CDS encoding outer membrane protein assembly factor BamE, whose product MTLRNGLFVLTVAGCMAVSGCSPTYRGHGYAPKPEELSAIVAGQDTKSSVRTKIGRPGTQGLVSGDAWYYVGSTEKEYLFYAPEVIDRTVVVVLFDDQGTVQNVRQFGLEDGKVIDLVTRTTPTYGKELNVAQQLLGNIFNFNSSSLLQ is encoded by the coding sequence ATGACGCTGCGCAACGGGCTGTTCGTTCTCACTGTTGCGGGCTGCATGGCCGTGAGCGGCTGCAGTCCCACCTACCGTGGGCACGGATATGCTCCCAAGCCCGAAGAGCTGAGCGCCATCGTGGCGGGCCAGGACACCAAGAGTTCCGTGCGCACCAAGATCGGCCGTCCGGGCACCCAGGGCCTCGTGAGCGGCGATGCCTGGTACTACGTGGGCTCCACGGAGAAGGAATATCTCTTCTACGCCCCGGAGGTGATCGACCGCACCGTGGTCGTGGTGCTGTTCGACGATCAGGGCACCGTGCAGAACGTGCGGCAGTTCGGCCTGGAGGACGGCAAGGTCATCGACCTCGTCACCCGCACCACGCCGACCTACGGCAAGGAGCTGAACGTGGCCCAGCAGCTCTTGGGCAACATCTTCAACTTCAACTCCTCCTCGCTGCTGCAGTAA
- the recQ gene encoding DNA helicase RecQ produces MTSSAPEPRAPDLLASVFGFESFRPGQGEIVESVTAGRNVLAIMPTGGGKSLCYQLPALMREGVTVVISPLIALMRDQVRALRENGVEAGALTSANTPEETEEVFAALDEGRLKLLYMAPERLSGAERLLRRINVTLLAVDEAHCVSQWGHDFRPDYLRIGELRRALGVQVAAFTATADEDTRAEIITRLFDAEPEVFLRGFDRPNLYLAFEPKQKPREQILGYVAARPDRAGIIYCSSRSKTEALADALRGSGRAAMAYHAGLAPDTRRDVETAFQREDGLIICATVAFGMGVDKPDIRFVAHADLPKSVEAYYQEIGRAGRDGAPAETLTLFGMDDIRLRRTQIDEGVAPPERKQADHARLNALLALAEAPVCRRQTLLAYFGESGAPPCGNCDLCRAPGMLFDGTEAVRKALSAMLRTEERFGAEHLIAVLRGESNAKITQWGHDKLPTFGVGQDFSKSAWRTIFRQMAAHDLVRANPARHGALGLTAAARPVLRGEVPVQLRRETILRADRPERLPRAMVEEADEALFSALKSKRRQLAEAQRAPAYVVFPDATLIEMATRKPATLDEMARISGVGAKKLERYGTEFLSVIAGETVARPHPARMKLARSGANSLFDALHEAQVRLARGEEGLDKFLSCQTTTLARIAETRPRNLSDLARVNGMTEQKLERFGAAFLALVADWQED; encoded by the coding sequence ATGACCTCTTCCGCCCCTGAGCCCCGCGCCCCGGACCTTCTCGCCTCGGTGTTCGGTTTCGAGAGCTTCCGCCCCGGACAGGGCGAGATCGTGGAGAGCGTGACGGCGGGCCGGAATGTCCTTGCCATCATGCCCACCGGCGGCGGCAAGTCGCTGTGCTACCAGCTTCCCGCGCTGATGCGCGAGGGGGTCACCGTGGTCATCTCCCCGCTCATCGCGCTGATGCGCGACCAGGTGCGGGCGCTGCGCGAGAACGGGGTGGAGGCGGGCGCCCTCACCTCCGCCAACACGCCGGAGGAGACGGAGGAGGTCTTCGCCGCCCTCGACGAGGGCCGGTTGAAGCTGCTCTACATGGCGCCGGAGCGCCTCTCCGGGGCGGAACGGCTGCTGCGGCGGATCAACGTCACCCTGCTTGCGGTGGACGAGGCGCATTGCGTGAGCCAGTGGGGGCATGACTTCCGGCCGGACTACCTGCGCATCGGCGAGCTGCGCCGCGCGCTCGGGGTGCAGGTCGCGGCCTTCACCGCCACGGCGGACGAGGACACACGGGCCGAGATCATCACCCGGCTGTTCGACGCGGAACCGGAGGTGTTCCTGCGCGGCTTCGACCGGCCGAACCTCTACCTCGCCTTCGAGCCGAAGCAGAAGCCGCGCGAGCAGATCCTCGGCTACGTGGCCGCCCGGCCGGACCGCGCCGGCATCATCTACTGTTCCAGCCGCTCGAAGACCGAGGCCCTGGCCGATGCGCTGCGCGGCAGCGGGCGCGCGGCGATGGCCTATCATGCCGGGCTGGCGCCGGACACGCGCCGCGACGTGGAAACCGCCTTCCAGCGCGAGGACGGGCTGATCATCTGCGCCACCGTCGCCTTCGGCATGGGGGTGGACAAGCCGGACATCCGCTTCGTGGCCCATGCCGACCTGCCGAAGTCCGTGGAGGCCTATTACCAGGAAATCGGCCGCGCCGGGCGCGACGGCGCCCCGGCCGAGACCCTGACCCTGTTCGGCATGGACGACATCCGCCTGCGCCGCACCCAGATCGACGAGGGCGTGGCCCCGCCGGAGCGCAAGCAGGCCGACCATGCCCGGCTGAACGCGCTGCTGGCACTGGCCGAGGCCCCGGTCTGCCGCCGTCAGACCCTGCTGGCCTATTTCGGCGAGAGCGGCGCGCCGCCCTGCGGCAACTGCGACCTGTGCCGCGCGCCCGGCATGCTGTTCGATGGCACGGAGGCGGTGCGCAAGGCGCTTTCGGCGATGCTGCGCACCGAGGAGCGCTTCGGCGCCGAGCACCTGATCGCCGTGCTGCGCGGCGAGAGCAACGCCAAGATCACCCAATGGGGCCATGACAAGCTGCCGACCTTCGGGGTGGGGCAGGATTTCTCCAAGTCCGCCTGGCGCACGATCTTCCGCCAGATGGCGGCGCATGACCTGGTGCGGGCCAACCCGGCGCGGCACGGCGCGCTCGGCCTCACCGCCGCCGCCCGCCCGGTGCTGCGCGGGGAGGTTCCGGTGCAGCTGCGCCGCGAGACCATCCTGCGCGCCGACCGGCCCGAGCGCCTGCCGCGCGCCATGGTCGAGGAGGCGGACGAGGCGCTGTTCTCCGCCCTGAAATCGAAGCGCCGGCAGCTTGCCGAGGCACAGCGCGCCCCCGCCTACGTGGTGTTCCCCGACGCGACCCTGATCGAGATGGCGACGCGCAAGCCCGCCACCCTGGACGAGATGGCGCGGATCTCCGGTGTGGGCGCGAAGAAGCTGGAGCGCTACGGCACCGAGTTCCTCTCCGTGATCGCGGGGGAGACCGTGGCACGCCCGCACCCGGCCCGGATGAAGCTGGCCCGCTCCGGCGCCAACTCGCTCTTCGACGCCCTGCACGAGGCCCAGGTGCGCCTGGCGCGCGGCGAGGAGGGGCTGGACAAGTTCCTCTCCTGCCAGACCACCACGCTGGCGCGCATCGCGGAGACCCGGCCGCGCAACCTCTCCGACCTCGCCCGGGTGAACGGCATGACGGAGCAGAAGCTGGAGCGCTTCGGGGCCGCCTTCCTCGCACTTGTCGCGGACTGGCAGGAGGACTGA